One Halorientalis litorea DNA segment encodes these proteins:
- the nikR gene encoding nickel-responsive transcriptional regulator NikR: MSEDLDRISLTLPPSMTDRLDGIVEDWEYASRSEAIRDALRDFFATYEWESDETARHHGTIVVVHDHHAEGIADRLQTIQHEMADIITSVQHIHLSHDTCMETLVVDGPGTAITELANRLRALGGVQQVKVVVVDQ; the protein is encoded by the coding sequence ATGAGCGAGGACTTAGACCGTATCAGTCTCACTCTCCCGCCGTCGATGACGGACCGACTCGACGGTATCGTCGAGGACTGGGAGTACGCGAGTCGGTCCGAGGCGATACGGGACGCGCTCCGTGATTTCTTCGCCACTTACGAGTGGGAGTCGGACGAGACGGCGCGCCACCACGGAACCATCGTCGTCGTCCACGACCACCACGCCGAGGGCATCGCCGACCGCCTCCAGACGATTCAACACGAGATGGCCGACATCATCACCTCCGTCCAGCACATCCACCTCTCACACGATACGTGCATGGAGACGCTGGTGGTCGACGGTCCCGGGACGGCCATCACGGAACTCGCCAACCGCCTCCGCGCCCTCGGCGGTGTCCAGCAGGTGAAAGTCGTCGTCGTGGACCAGTGA
- the cbiQ gene encoding cobalt ECF transporter T component CbiQ, producing MTRTDLLGRTVAEVAAKARWFLLAEGTTERNGFLQAVTPSVTLVGLLVLVGLAATRRTPHEAAALAAVAALLAVASRVPARAFLGRTVGPPALAFVVVAPQAILMEGATLAGPVTVPGAAYVLTFVVRVGACVGFLALLLATTRFSDVLGALARLRVPHIAVTLVAITYRYLLVFFAELGRMARARRSRTIREPTLRRAWRDSGRFLGTFFLRSIERGERVQRAARARGGGDVRGYDRRERPGVADAAFALVVALVGIGVVVA from the coding sequence ATGACCCGGACTGACCTGCTCGGCCGGACCGTCGCGGAGGTTGCGGCCAAAGCGCGGTGGTTCCTGCTCGCCGAGGGGACGACGGAGCGGAACGGCTTCCTGCAGGCCGTCACGCCGAGCGTGACGCTCGTCGGCCTCCTCGTACTCGTCGGTCTCGCGGCCACCCGCCGAACACCCCACGAGGCGGCCGCGCTGGCCGCCGTCGCCGCTCTGCTCGCCGTCGCCTCGCGGGTCCCGGCCCGTGCCTTCCTCGGCCGGACGGTCGGGCCACCGGCACTCGCGTTCGTCGTCGTCGCCCCGCAGGCCATCCTGATGGAGGGGGCGACGCTGGCCGGGCCGGTGACGGTTCCCGGAGCGGCGTACGTCCTGACGTTCGTCGTCCGGGTCGGTGCCTGCGTCGGCTTCCTCGCCTTACTGCTGGCGACGACGCGGTTCAGCGACGTACTCGGCGCGCTCGCACGGCTCCGGGTCCCCCACATCGCCGTCACGCTCGTCGCCATCACCTACCGCTACCTGCTCGTGTTCTTCGCCGAACTCGGGCGGATGGCCCGCGCCCGCCGGAGCCGGACGATTCGAGAGCCGACGCTCCGGCGCGCGTGGCGGGACTCGGGCAGGTTCCTCGGCACCTTCTTCCTGCGGAGCATCGAGCGCGGCGAACGCGTCCAGCGGGCTGCCCGTGCCCGTGGCGGCGGCGACGTGCGGGGGTACGACCGGCGCGAGCGACCCGGCGTCGCGGACGCGGCGTTCGCGCTGGTCGTTGCCCTCGTCGGCATCGGGGTGGTCGTGGCGTGA
- a CDS encoding DUF7576 family protein yields MQLATPHHLGGDYYVTAVSVGRDPDADTVRDCPTCGGYVADDEWTVAATVVDRADDSRAEHVHCGTACLREWLRLCARGAA; encoded by the coding sequence GTGCAACTGGCAACGCCGCATCACCTCGGCGGAGACTACTACGTCACTGCCGTCTCCGTCGGTCGCGACCCCGACGCCGACACCGTCCGGGACTGCCCGACCTGTGGCGGATACGTCGCCGACGACGAGTGGACCGTCGCCGCGACAGTGGTCGACCGGGCCGACGACTCCCGGGCCGAACACGTCCACTGCGGGACGGCCTGCCTCCGGGAGTGGCTCCGACTGTGTGCCCGAGGCGCGGCCTGA
- a CDS encoding aminopeptidase — MDQRIRNHAATLVHWSGRVHRGDDVVLRVSEGTHDLAVAVAEEVGGRGANLLSVYGSDEVERAYLRAHDDDFETDPEYELALYENADIVLSLGGGRNTTALADVAADRRQAAARAHEGIREARLDTDWVSTVHPTRSLAQQAGMAYEEYRDFVYDAVLRDWQSLAEEMARLKEILDEGSEVRLVGEGTDITMSIADRVAVNSAASVDYDSHNLPSGEVFTAPADADGTVTFDVPMTVNGRRVRDVSLTFEDGTVVDYGAAQGEAAIEEVLDTDAGARRLGELGVGMNRGIDRVTDNILFDEKMGGTVHLALGRAYAANFPAGHEDERNESAVHVDLIRHMGEGSRLTVDGEVVQRGGTFRWEDGFE, encoded by the coding sequence ATGGACCAACGAATACGCAACCACGCTGCGACGCTCGTCCACTGGAGCGGGCGGGTCCATCGGGGGGACGACGTTGTTCTCCGGGTGTCGGAGGGAACACACGACCTCGCCGTCGCCGTCGCCGAGGAAGTCGGTGGCCGTGGCGCCAATCTCCTGTCCGTGTACGGCTCTGACGAGGTCGAGCGGGCGTATCTGCGGGCACACGACGACGACTTCGAGACCGACCCCGAGTACGAACTCGCGCTGTACGAGAATGCGGACATCGTCCTCTCGCTCGGGGGCGGACGCAACACCACCGCGCTCGCGGACGTGGCCGCCGACCGCCGACAGGCTGCGGCTCGTGCCCACGAAGGTATCAGAGAGGCGCGGCTCGACACCGACTGGGTGTCGACGGTCCATCCCACGCGCTCGCTCGCCCAGCAGGCGGGGATGGCCTACGAGGAGTATCGGGACTTCGTGTACGATGCCGTCCTCCGGGATTGGCAGTCACTCGCCGAGGAGATGGCGCGGTTGAAGGAGATTCTGGATGAGGGGAGTGAGGTACGACTCGTCGGCGAGGGGACGGACATCACGATGTCCATCGCGGACCGCGTGGCCGTCAACAGTGCCGCCTCCGTCGACTACGACTCACACAACCTTCCGAGCGGCGAGGTGTTCACGGCTCCCGCCGACGCCGACGGGACCGTCACCTTCGACGTGCCGATGACGGTCAACGGCCGTCGAGTGCGTGACGTGTCGCTCACCTTCGAGGACGGCACCGTCGTCGACTACGGGGCGGCACAGGGGGAGGCGGCCATCGAGGAGGTACTCGACACCGACGCGGGAGCGCGTCGCCTCGGCGAACTCGGCGTCGGGATGAACCGCGGTATCGACCGCGTGACGGACAACATCCTCTTCGACGAGAAGATGGGTGGGACAGTCCACCTCGCGCTGGGGCGGGCCTACGCCGCGAACTTCCCGGCCGGTCACGAGGACGAACGGAACGAGTCTGCAGTCCACGTCGACCTCATCAGGCACATGGGCGAGGGGTCACGTCTCACCGTCGACGGTGAAGTCGTCCAGCGGGGCGGGACGTTCCGCTGGGAGGACGGCTTCGAGTAA
- a CDS encoding PDGLE domain-containing protein: MDAWLRDTRVLAVVALVVLVALAPVFAWAAGQVGYAEPLENAAEETGAADDARPVHDGLLPDYGVPGLGSAAGTLVAAAVGTALTLAVATGIGRVLGGQHDPD; this comes from the coding sequence ATGGACGCGTGGCTCCGTGACACGCGCGTGCTGGCCGTCGTCGCACTCGTCGTGCTGGTCGCACTGGCACCCGTCTTCGCGTGGGCGGCCGGACAGGTCGGCTACGCCGAACCGCTGGAGAACGCCGCGGAGGAGACCGGGGCGGCCGACGACGCGCGCCCGGTCCACGACGGCCTCCTGCCGGACTATGGGGTTCCGGGCCTCGGGTCAGCGGCGGGGACACTGGTCGCCGCCGCCGTCGGGACGGCCCTCACGCTCGCCGTCGCCACCGGAATCGGGCGTGTTCTGGGCGGGCAACATGACCCGGACTGA
- a CDS encoding class I SAM-dependent methyltransferase codes for MDRKQVKESWEVLSDAYARTRPTDGNDVDLLEELAALLPADATVLDVGCGDGRRTLANMPELDRVGLDFARRGLELAATNVPAARLVQGDMAALPIADGTIDAITAYHSVFHVPKARHPEVYAEFARVLRPGGFVLTTVGTTGYETTRRGWLGSDASMFFSTPGKQATRRQLESAGFEIRWERTVDDPLGSSALFFLAERPE; via the coding sequence ATGGACCGCAAGCAGGTCAAGGAGTCGTGGGAAGTGCTCTCGGACGCGTACGCGCGAACACGGCCGACCGACGGCAACGACGTCGACCTCCTCGAAGAACTGGCGGCCCTGCTTCCGGCGGACGCGACGGTGCTCGACGTCGGGTGTGGCGACGGGCGACGGACGCTGGCGAACATGCCGGAACTGGACCGTGTTGGCCTCGACTTCGCCCGTCGAGGGTTGGAACTGGCAGCCACGAACGTGCCGGCCGCGCGACTGGTGCAGGGCGACATGGCCGCACTGCCGATAGCGGACGGAACTATCGACGCCATCACTGCCTACCACTCGGTGTTCCACGTCCCGAAGGCGCGGCACCCCGAGGTGTACGCGGAGTTCGCCCGCGTCCTCCGGCCCGGTGGGTTCGTGTTGACGACGGTCGGGACGACCGGATACGAGACGACCCGCCGGGGCTGGCTGGGGAGTGACGCGTCGATGTTCTTCTCGACGCCCGGGAAGCAGGCGACCAGACGGCAACTCGAATCGGCCGGGTTCGAGATACGGTGGGAGCGGACCGTCGACGACCCGTTGGGCAGTTCCGCGCTCTTTTTCCTCGCGGAACGGCCCGAGTGA
- a CDS encoding energy-coupling factor ABC transporter ATP-binding protein, translated as MTAIEARDLRYAYPDGTLALDGVDVSIDCGERVALLGPNGAGKSTLLQVLGGVLDPDSGERRYFGTDAPADELRDRLTVLTQDPAEYLFNPTVREDVEYGPAQLDIPPAEADERVARLADRLGLEALLDKPPFRLSGGEQRRAALASALAVEPDVLLLDEPVSNVDATHRAAILDVLDELAAAGVTLVVSTPDTELVPRVADRVYLLDTEGSVIRVGPTREVLTDRALLERCGLRPPQVVELFDRLGREERPLTVTEAADFFE; from the coding sequence GTGACGGCCATCGAGGCACGGGACCTGCGCTACGCCTACCCCGACGGGACGCTCGCCCTCGACGGCGTGGACGTGTCCATCGACTGCGGCGAACGGGTCGCGCTCCTCGGGCCGAACGGGGCCGGGAAGTCGACGCTGTTGCAGGTGTTGGGCGGCGTCTTGGACCCCGACAGTGGGGAGCGACGCTACTTCGGGACCGACGCCCCGGCGGACGAGTTGCGGGACCGACTGACGGTCCTCACGCAGGACCCCGCCGAGTACCTGTTCAACCCCACGGTCAGGGAGGACGTGGAGTACGGCCCGGCGCAACTGGACATCCCCCCTGCGGAAGCCGACGAGCGCGTCGCACGGCTGGCCGACCGACTCGGGTTGGAAGCACTCCTCGACAAGCCGCCGTTCAGGCTCTCGGGCGGCGAGCAGCGACGGGCCGCCCTCGCCAGCGCGCTCGCCGTCGAACCCGACGTTCTCCTGCTCGACGAACCGGTGAGCAACGTGGACGCGACACACCGGGCGGCCATCCTCGACGTGCTGGACGAACTCGCGGCGGCGGGCGTGACGCTCGTCGTCTCGACGCCCGACACGGAACTCGTCCCGCGCGTCGCCGACCGGGTGTACCTGCTCGACACCGAGGGGTCGGTAATCCGCGTCGGTCCGACGCGCGAGGTGCTGACCGACCGCGCGCTACTGGAGCGGTGTGGGCTCCGCCCGCCGCAGGTGGTCGAACTGTTCGACCGACTCGGCCGGGAGGAGCGGCCGCTCACCGTCACGGAAGCGGCCGATTTCTTCGAGTGA
- a CDS encoding PaaI family thioesterase, whose product MAKDLPEGAPVMLRMSVEREKGYLSRLDVHMEDLQYGGATLVIPFDESLTDDERDPPTVHNGIAATLLEQAAELAIRTTMPDPVNDTVEPLSLDINFLYDAVYDLTATAEVVDTHDTSAVASVTVESKTPEGNVEPMATGQGVFRAETD is encoded by the coding sequence ATGGCAAAGGACTTGCCGGAGGGTGCACCGGTGATGCTCCGAATGTCCGTCGAGCGCGAGAAGGGCTATCTCTCGCGGTTGGACGTCCATATGGAGGACCTGCAGTACGGTGGCGCGACGCTGGTGATTCCGTTCGACGAGTCGCTGACCGACGACGAACGCGACCCGCCGACCGTCCACAACGGCATCGCGGCGACGCTGTTGGAACAGGCCGCGGAACTCGCCATCAGGACGACGATGCCGGACCCGGTCAACGACACGGTCGAACCGCTGAGTCTCGACATCAACTTCCTCTACGACGCGGTGTACGACCTCACTGCGACTGCGGAAGTCGTCGACACGCACGATACCAGTGCCGTCGCCTCGGTGACCGTCGAGAGCAAGACGCCCGAGGGCAACGTCGAACCGATGGCCACCGGGCAGGGTGTCTTCCGCGCCGAAACGGACTAG
- a CDS encoding TIGR00296 family protein — protein MAGAMGELTPADGQHAVELARNAVTSFVANGAREQLGSMREAFYTRTGAFVRLEKDRGRGRLRGCAGSYEWSDHLGEALVDAAIGAASEDSCGSVVDAAELDSLRVSVCIVGNVVLTDDPLADLELGTHGVAVERGAKSGWLYPTVPVENGWSAREYLDRVSRTAGLAPTAWEDEDTMVTLFEGRVFEEREPGGTIQERT, from the coding sequence ATGGCAGGGGCAATGGGCGAACTCACGCCAGCGGACGGACAGCACGCCGTCGAACTGGCACGGAACGCCGTGACGTCGTTCGTGGCGAACGGAGCACGCGAGCAACTGGGCAGTATGCGCGAGGCGTTCTACACCCGAACGGGTGCGTTCGTCCGGTTGGAGAAAGACCGTGGCCGCGGCCGTCTCCGCGGCTGTGCGGGGAGTTACGAGTGGAGCGACCACCTCGGCGAGGCACTGGTGGACGCCGCCATCGGTGCCGCGAGCGAGGACTCCTGTGGCTCGGTCGTCGACGCCGCGGAACTCGACTCGCTCCGGGTGTCGGTCTGTATCGTCGGGAACGTCGTGCTGACCGACGACCCGCTCGCCGACCTCGAACTCGGGACACACGGCGTCGCGGTCGAACGCGGTGCCAAGAGTGGGTGGCTCTACCCGACCGTCCCCGTCGAGAACGGCTGGAGTGCCCGCGAGTACCTCGACCGAGTGAGCCGGACGGCCGGCCTCGCACCGACGGCGTGGGAGGACGAGGACACGATGGTCACGCTGTTCGAGGGCCGCGTCTTCGAGGAGCGCGAACCGGGCGGCACGATTCAGGAACGCACGTAA
- a CDS encoding lipoate--protein ligase family protein — protein MRVVRGRGEDADTDRAVTQRLLEWVGTTGESAVRVWRPHRQVAFGPQDRTAAGYEAAVAAAKERGYAVHDRQVGGRPVAYTGDTIAFARIEPVADERTGLDERYAGVRVDVRDALRELGVDAERGEPEDAFCPGGYSLQATGGKLVGVAQRVTGDAALVAGILVVDGHEAIAAVLEPVYEALGVAFDPESVGSIDRAGGEVDPVAIILRVEDALVGDTLGSVEWVDDLAAVEWAGE, from the coding sequence ATGCGCGTGGTCCGTGGCCGCGGCGAGGACGCCGACACCGACCGAGCGGTCACCCAGCGACTGCTGGAGTGGGTGGGAACGACGGGCGAGTCGGCGGTGCGCGTCTGGCGACCCCACCGACAGGTCGCGTTCGGCCCGCAGGACCGGACCGCAGCCGGGTACGAGGCCGCCGTTGCGGCGGCCAAAGAGCGCGGGTACGCCGTCCACGACCGACAGGTCGGCGGCCGACCCGTCGCCTACACCGGCGACACCATCGCGTTCGCCCGCATCGAACCTGTCGCCGACGAGCGGACTGGCCTCGACGAACGCTACGCGGGCGTCCGGGTCGACGTGCGGGACGCCCTGCGGGAACTCGGCGTCGACGCCGAGCGCGGGGAACCCGAGGACGCATTCTGCCCCGGCGGCTACTCGCTACAGGCGACGGGCGGGAAACTCGTCGGCGTCGCCCAGCGGGTCACCGGGGACGCCGCACTGGTCGCCGGCATCCTCGTCGTGGACGGCCACGAGGCAATCGCCGCGGTCCTCGAACCGGTGTACGAGGCGTTGGGCGTGGCCTTCGACCCCGAGTCGGTCGGGAGTATCGACCGCGCCGGTGGGGAGGTCGACCCGGTCGCCATCATCCTCCGGGTCGAGGACGCCCTCGTCGGGGACACGCTGGGGAGCGTCGAGTGGGTCGACGACCTCGCCGCCGTCGAGTGGGCGGGCGAGTAG
- a CDS encoding Hvo_1808 family surface protein: MRLVPALALVVLVALAGCNLPAGIGGTDPGADEGEGATLPDPETDRVGWENGYWHNETLDVTNEDGLAADEREAVVARAMARVEYVRDAEFEETVPVDIISRAEFRERGDSNHSAAFRTFDNAKFEALMLIGEDTDSLAVQEGNSGSNVLGFYAPGNDSIKIVAESDSPSLDGEGTLAHELVHALQDQRHNLSSLRGDTRDGVNGRNGLIEGEASVVQDRYTARCGGAWTCIESSEESQSGVGEDFHWGVYYLNFFPYSDGPGFVRHLVRQGGWDAVDAAFEDPPESAGQVIYPARYTDRDPPANVTLTDTATGEWARVRPDRDRPDYAVFGQSALTSMFAYTLHDEDRQPVVDPRSFVNVEDGSVNSSDPYDYALDVTSGWEGDRLHVYQRDADTNETAYVWRLEWDSPGEAREFARGYRALLNYWGAESAGGQADTYRIPETDAFGDAFRVDRSGATVTITNAPTVGDLSAVRPEA; this comes from the coding sequence ATGCGATTGGTCCCGGCCCTCGCACTCGTCGTCCTCGTCGCCCTCGCGGGGTGTAACCTCCCCGCAGGCATCGGCGGTACCGACCCCGGTGCGGACGAGGGCGAGGGTGCCACCCTGCCGGACCCGGAAACCGACCGGGTTGGCTGGGAGAACGGCTACTGGCACAACGAGACGCTCGACGTGACCAACGAGGACGGCCTCGCCGCCGACGAACGCGAGGCAGTCGTTGCCCGTGCGATGGCCCGCGTCGAGTACGTCCGGGACGCCGAGTTCGAGGAGACGGTCCCCGTCGACATCATCTCTCGCGCGGAGTTCCGCGAGCGCGGCGACTCGAACCACTCCGCGGCGTTCCGAACCTTCGACAACGCGAAGTTCGAGGCACTAATGTTGATCGGCGAGGACACCGACTCGCTCGCGGTCCAAGAGGGCAACAGCGGGTCGAACGTCCTCGGCTTCTACGCTCCGGGCAACGACTCCATCAAAATCGTCGCCGAGTCCGACAGCCCGAGTCTGGACGGCGAGGGAACGCTGGCACACGAACTCGTCCACGCCTTACAGGACCAGCGACACAACCTCTCCTCGCTCCGCGGCGACACCCGCGACGGCGTCAACGGCCGGAACGGCCTCATCGAGGGCGAGGCGAGCGTAGTGCAGGACCGATACACCGCCCGCTGTGGCGGCGCGTGGACCTGTATCGAGAGCAGCGAGGAGAGCCAGTCCGGCGTGGGCGAGGACTTCCACTGGGGCGTCTACTACCTCAACTTCTTCCCGTACAGCGACGGCCCCGGATTCGTCAGGCATCTGGTCCGGCAGGGTGGATGGGACGCCGTCGACGCGGCCTTCGAGGACCCGCCCGAGAGTGCCGGGCAGGTCATCTACCCGGCGCGATACACCGACCGCGACCCGCCAGCGAACGTGACCCTCACGGACACGGCGACGGGCGAGTGGGCGCGCGTCCGACCCGACCGGGACCGCCCGGACTACGCGGTGTTCGGCCAGTCGGCCCTCACGTCGATGTTCGCCTACACGCTTCACGACGAGGACCGACAGCCGGTCGTCGACCCGCGCTCGTTCGTCAACGTCGAGGACGGGAGCGTCAACTCCTCGGACCCGTACGACTACGCGCTCGACGTGACGAGCGGGTGGGAGGGCGACAGACTCCACGTCTACCAGCGCGACGCCGACACCAACGAGACGGCCTACGTCTGGCGTCTCGAGTGGGACTCGCCCGGCGAGGCCCGCGAGTTCGCCCGCGGCTACCGCGCCCTGTTGAACTACTGGGGCGCGGAGTCGGCCGGCGGGCAGGCGGACACGTACCGCATCCCCGAGACGGACGCCTTCGGGGACGCCTTCCGGGTCGACCGGTCGGGTGCGACGGTGACGATAACGAACGCGCCGACAGTCGGCGACCTGTCGGCCGTCCGGCCCGAAGCGTAG
- a CDS encoding cysteine hydrolase family protein, which yields MEFDTDSTAVVVVDMQNGFCHPDGSLYAPESEAAIDPVVSLVERAHDAGVRVVYTRDVHPPEQFEDAHYYDEFERWGEHVTEGSWEAELVADLPVGEDDHVVEKHTYDAFHGTELDGWLSARGIDDLVICGTLANVCVLHTAGSAGLRDYRPVLVEDAIGYIEEAHREYALDHADWLFGEVTAREAVQF from the coding sequence ATGGAGTTCGACACCGACAGCACCGCAGTCGTCGTCGTGGACATGCAGAACGGCTTCTGTCACCCCGACGGGAGCCTCTACGCACCCGAGAGCGAGGCGGCAATCGACCCGGTGGTGAGTCTCGTCGAGCGGGCACACGATGCCGGTGTGCGGGTCGTCTACACCCGCGACGTACACCCGCCCGAGCAGTTCGAGGACGCCCACTACTACGACGAGTTCGAGCGGTGGGGCGAACACGTCACGGAGGGGTCCTGGGAGGCCGAACTGGTCGCAGACCTGCCGGTCGGCGAGGACGACCACGTGGTCGAGAAACACACCTACGACGCCTTCCACGGGACGGAACTCGACGGGTGGCTGTCGGCCCGCGGTATCGACGATTTGGTCATCTGCGGGACGTTGGCGAACGTCTGTGTCCTGCACACCGCGGGCAGTGCCGGCCTCCGTGACTACCGTCCGGTGTTGGTCGAGGACGCAATCGGCTACATCGAGGAGGCCCACCGCGAGTACGCGCTGGACCACGCCGACTGGCTGTTCGGCGAGGTGACGGCTCGCGAGGCGGTGCAGTTCTAG
- a CDS encoding nicotinate phosphoribosyltransferase: MTEFDIVPPEAIASGRATDAYFERTTETLAHAGRNPHVVAEVTADQFPTGEFEVFGGVKDAAALLSGLDVDVSALPEGTAFDGGPVMRIEGNYRAFGVYETALLGFLSHASGIATNAMRARRAAPETTIVSFGARHVHPSIAAVVERNALVGGLDGFSSAAAGDVLDREASGTMPHALVICFGRGEQEAAWRAFDEAVAPDVPRVTLCDTYSDEVDEVLRAVEAVPDLDSVRLDTTGSRRGDFRHIAQEVRWELDARGHEDIGIFVSGGLGPAELRELRDVADGFGVGGYVSNADPVDFALDIVAVDGEPAAKRGKLSGAKQVYRTADGGHHVALADSDAPTDGDPLLEPVVEDGTVVADFDIDAASEWALTDAARVGLGAAE; encoded by the coding sequence ATGACTGAGTTCGACATCGTGCCGCCCGAGGCCATCGCGTCGGGGCGGGCTACCGACGCCTACTTCGAACGGACGACGGAGACGCTCGCCCACGCCGGGCGGAACCCACACGTCGTCGCGGAGGTCACCGCCGACCAGTTCCCGACCGGCGAGTTCGAGGTTTTCGGTGGCGTGAAAGACGCCGCCGCACTGCTCTCGGGGCTCGACGTGGACGTGTCCGCGCTCCCCGAGGGGACGGCCTTCGACGGCGGTCCGGTGATGCGTATCGAGGGCAACTATCGGGCGTTCGGCGTCTACGAAACTGCTCTACTGGGCTTTCTCTCACACGCCTCGGGCATCGCAACGAACGCGATGCGCGCCCGCCGCGCCGCGCCGGAGACGACGATTGTGAGTTTCGGGGCGCGCCACGTCCACCCGTCCATCGCCGCCGTCGTCGAGCGCAACGCCCTGGTGGGTGGACTCGACGGCTTCTCGTCGGCCGCGGCCGGCGATGTCCTCGACCGCGAAGCGAGCGGTACGATGCCCCACGCTCTGGTCATCTGCTTCGGCCGGGGCGAGCAGGAGGCCGCGTGGCGGGCGTTCGACGAGGCCGTCGCGCCCGACGTGCCCCGCGTCACGCTCTGTGACACCTACAGCGACGAGGTGGACGAGGTACTCCGGGCCGTTGAGGCCGTCCCGGACCTCGACAGCGTCCGCCTCGACACCACCGGGTCCCGCCGGGGTGACTTCCGGCACATCGCCCAAGAGGTCCGCTGGGAACTCGACGCGCGCGGCCACGAGGATATCGGTATCTTCGTCAGCGGCGGCCTCGGCCCGGCCGAGTTGCGCGAGCTACGCGACGTGGCCGACGGCTTCGGCGTCGGCGGGTACGTCAGCAACGCCGACCCGGTGGACTTCGCCCTCGACATCGTGGCAGTCGACGGCGAACCGGCCGCAAAGCGTGGCAAACTCTCCGGGGCCAAGCAGGTGTACCGTACGGCCGACGGCGGCCACCACGTCGCGCTGGCCGACAGCGATGCTCCCACGGACGGCGACCCTCTGCTAGAACCGGTCGTCGAGGACGGGACAGTCGTGGCCGACTTCGACATCGACGCCGCGAGCGAGTGGGCGCTGACCGACGCGGCTCGGGTCGGACTCGGCGCGGCCGAGTGA
- a CDS encoding energy-coupling factor ABC transporter permease, protein MHIPDGFLDLSVAALFAALSVAVLAVAARRADGELAGARAPLLGVVAAGVFAAQMLNWPIPGGTSAHFVGGAFTAILLGPHLGALCVATVVVVQALVFGDGGVLVLGANVFNMAVVQVYVGYAVYRVVAPYNEFAGAFAAGWLGITAAAVAAGVQLGVSSAFAYELGTTLAIMGVGHLVLGVVEGAVTAVVYRYLTDARPDLRHAATSAEVSA, encoded by the coding sequence ATGCACATCCCGGACGGATTCCTCGATTTGTCTGTCGCGGCACTGTTCGCCGCGCTCTCGGTTGCCGTCCTCGCCGTCGCGGCGCGCCGCGCCGACGGCGAGTTGGCGGGCGCGCGCGCCCCGTTGCTCGGCGTCGTCGCCGCGGGCGTGTTCGCGGCGCAGATGCTCAACTGGCCGATTCCAGGCGGTACGAGTGCCCACTTCGTCGGCGGGGCGTTCACCGCCATCCTGCTCGGGCCACATCTGGGCGCGCTGTGCGTGGCGACTGTCGTCGTCGTGCAGGCACTCGTGTTCGGTGACGGCGGCGTCCTCGTCCTCGGGGCGAACGTGTTCAACATGGCCGTCGTGCAGGTGTACGTCGGTTACGCCGTGTACCGCGTCGTCGCACCCTACAACGAGTTCGCCGGGGCCTTCGCGGCCGGGTGGCTCGGCATCACCGCCGCCGCCGTCGCCGCCGGCGTCCAGTTGGGCGTGTCCTCGGCGTTCGCCTACGAACTCGGGACGACGCTCGCCATCATGGGCGTCGGCCACCTCGTACTCGGCGTCGTCGAGGGCGCGGTTACCGCCGTCGTCTACCGCTACCTGACGGACGCACGGCCGGACCTGCGCCACGCCGCGACCAGTGCGGAGGTGAGTGCCTGA